One Neodiprion pinetum isolate iyNeoPine1 chromosome 1, iyNeoPine1.2, whole genome shotgun sequence genomic window carries:
- the LOC124212919 gene encoding polypeptide N-acetylgalactosaminyltransferase 3 isoform X2, whose translation MLLPKMRKLFRVWPILLSVGVLISLFVIWPRQSDRSKNPPNDPDDASLRLLDSEKRYMDNRGIQVIVGHYIGDSVDPLQSPNIDQDLFSDLLNKNMFNPRPYEGRDGNPVMIPPKDFVLMKQLFQINRFNLLASDRIPLNRSLPDVRKKTCIARYSGSKHLPSTSVIIVFHNEAWSTLLRTVHSVIGRSPRHLLHEIILVDDSSNREFLGAPLDEYVRNLEVPTRVLRSGKRIGLVNARLLGAGDATGQVLTFLDAHCECTVGWLEPLLDAVAQNRTRIVSPVIDIINDDTFSYTRSFELHWGAFNWDLHFRWLTFGGSKLEQRRGDMVAPFKTPAMAGGLFSMNREYFFELGGYDDQMQIWGGENLELSFRAWQCGGSVEIAPCSHVGHLFRKSSPYTFPGGVGDILYSNLARVALVWMDEWAEFYFKFNPAERLRDKQQIRGRLAVRERLQCKGFEWYLDNVWPQHFFPKDDRFFGKIIHAVTGDCLMRPVTKGTYTQPFGNADMEPCISPPQLSQMFVMTSDGVIVTDESVCLDAPERDTRHEKPKVKIMACSGLRRQKWQYDAKRKTLVHLGSKMCLQLSLKKSDGLVIATCNKSAEQQWELEAVPWK comes from the exons ATGCTGCTgccaaaaatgcgaaaattaTTCCGCGTCTGGCCCATTTTATTATCAGTAGGGGTATTGATCAGCTTGTTCGTGATCTGGCCACGCCAATCTGATCGGTCGAAAAATCCTCCCAACGATCCAGACGATGCTTCCCTGCG ACTTCTCGACAGTGAAAAGCGTTACATGGACAACCGCGGCATACAAGTGATCGTGGGTCATTACATCGGGGATTCTGTGGACCCGCTGCAGAGCCCAAACATTGACCAAG ATTTATTTTCAGATCTGTTGAACAAGAACATGTTTAACCCGCGACCCTACGAGGGTAGGGATGGCAATCCGGTGATGATACCACCGAAGGACTTCGTCCTGATGAAGCAGCTCTTCCAGATCAACAGATTCAACCTTCTGGCGAGCGATCGAATACCGCTCAACAGATCGCTACCTGacgtgaggaaaaaaac GTGCATCGCGCGATATTCAGGGTCAAAGCACTTGCCATCGACCTCAGTCATCATAGTATTCCACAACGAAGCTTGGAGCACATTGTTAAGGACGGTTCACAGTGTCATCGGTAGATCGCCGAGGCATTTGCTGCACGAGATAATTCTTGTAGATGACTCAAGCAATCGAG AGTTCCTGGGTGCCCCGCTGGACGAGTATGTCCGGAACCTTGAGGTACCCACCAGAGTTTTGAGGTCTGGAAAAAGAATTGGACTTGTAAACGCCAGACTTCTGGGAGCCGGAGACGCGACCGGACAGGTTCTGACGTTCCTCGATGCCCATTGCGAATGCACCGTTG GTTGGCTTGAACCGCTATTGGACGCTGTCGCTCAGAATAGAACGAGAATCGTTTCACCTGTCATCGACATCATTAACGATGACACGTTCAGTTACACGAG ATCGTTCGAGCTTCACTGGGGTGCCTTTAACTGGGATTTGCATTTCCGATGGCTGACATTTGGTGGCTCAAAGCTGGAACAACGTCGCGGTGACATGGTGGCCCCTTTCAAAACCCCGGCAATGGCCGGAGGACTCTTCTCCATGAACAGAGAGTACTTCTTTGAGCTGGGCGGTTACGATGATCAGATGCAAATTTGGGGCGGAGAGAACCTCGAGTTGTCTTTCAGGGCCTGGCAGTGCGGTGGCAGCGTTGAGATCGCACCTTGTTCCCACGTTGGTCATTTATTCCGAAAATCTTCTCCGTACACATTTCCAGGAGGTGTTGGCGATATATTGTACTCAAATTTAGCACGGGTCGCCCTCGTTTGGATGGACGAGTGGGCCGAGTTTTACTTCAAGTTCAACCCCG CGGAACGACTCAGGGACAAGCAGCAGATCAGAGGACGACTGGCAGTACGTGAACGACTACAGTGCAAAGGCTTTGAATGGTACCTGGACAATGTGTGGCCACAACACTTCTTCCCGAAGGATGATCGATTTTTCGGAAAG ATAATTCACGCCGTCACTGGAGACTGCCTGATGCGTCCTGTAACCAAGGGTACCTACACCCAGCCCTTTGGTAACGCTGATATGGAACCGTGCATCTCGCCGCCCCAACTTAGCCAAATGTTCGTGATGACGTCTGATGGTGTTATCGTCACAGACGAAAGTGTATGCCTCGATGCTCCGGAGCGTGATACTCGTCACGAGAAACCAAAGGTCAAAATTATGGCGTGTAGTGGTCTTCGAAGACAAAAGTGGCAATACGATGCTAAG AGAAAGACCCTGGTCCACCTTGGCTCTAAAATGTGTCTTCAATTGAGTCTGAAGAAGTCAGACGGTTTAGTCATCGCGACCTGCAACAAAAGCGCTGAGCAGCAATGGGAGCTGGAAGCGGTACCTTGGAAGTAA
- the LOC124212919 gene encoding polypeptide N-acetylgalactosaminyltransferase 3 isoform X4, which yields MFNPRPYEGRDGNPVMIPPKDFVLMKQLFQINRFNLLASDRIPLNRSLPDVRKKTCIARYSGSKHLPSTSVIIVFHNEAWSTLLRTVHSVIGRSPRHLLHEIILVDDSSNREFLGAPLDEYVRNLEVPTRVLRSGKRIGLVNARLLGAGDATGQVLTFLDAHCECTVGWLEPLLDAVAQNRTRIVSPVIDIINDDTFSYTRSFELHWGAFNWDLHFRWLTFGGSKLEQRRGDMVAPFKTPAMAGGLFSMNREYFFELGGYDDQMQIWGGENLELSFRAWQCGGSVEIAPCSHVGHLFRKSSPYTFPGGVGDILYSNLARVALVWMDEWAEFYFKFNPAAERLRDKQQIRGRLAVRERLQCKGFEWYLDNVWPQHFFPKDDRFFGKIIHAVTGDCLMRPVTKGTYTQPFGNADMEPCISPPQLSQMFVMTSDGVIVTDESVCLDAPERDTRHEKPKVKIMACSGLRRQKWQYDAKRKTLVHLGSKMCLQLSLKKSDGLVIATCNKSAEQQWELEAVPWK from the exons ATGTTTAACCCGCGACCCTACGAGGGTAGGGATGGCAATCCGGTGATGATACCACCGAAGGACTTCGTCCTGATGAAGCAGCTCTTCCAGATCAACAGATTCAACCTTCTGGCGAGCGATCGAATACCGCTCAACAGATCGCTACCTGacgtgaggaaaaaaac GTGCATCGCGCGATATTCAGGGTCAAAGCACTTGCCATCGACCTCAGTCATCATAGTATTCCACAACGAAGCTTGGAGCACATTGTTAAGGACGGTTCACAGTGTCATCGGTAGATCGCCGAGGCATTTGCTGCACGAGATAATTCTTGTAGATGACTCAAGCAATCGAG AGTTCCTGGGTGCCCCGCTGGACGAGTATGTCCGGAACCTTGAGGTACCCACCAGAGTTTTGAGGTCTGGAAAAAGAATTGGACTTGTAAACGCCAGACTTCTGGGAGCCGGAGACGCGACCGGACAGGTTCTGACGTTCCTCGATGCCCATTGCGAATGCACCGTTG GTTGGCTTGAACCGCTATTGGACGCTGTCGCTCAGAATAGAACGAGAATCGTTTCACCTGTCATCGACATCATTAACGATGACACGTTCAGTTACACGAG ATCGTTCGAGCTTCACTGGGGTGCCTTTAACTGGGATTTGCATTTCCGATGGCTGACATTTGGTGGCTCAAAGCTGGAACAACGTCGCGGTGACATGGTGGCCCCTTTCAAAACCCCGGCAATGGCCGGAGGACTCTTCTCCATGAACAGAGAGTACTTCTTTGAGCTGGGCGGTTACGATGATCAGATGCAAATTTGGGGCGGAGAGAACCTCGAGTTGTCTTTCAGGGCCTGGCAGTGCGGTGGCAGCGTTGAGATCGCACCTTGTTCCCACGTTGGTCATTTATTCCGAAAATCTTCTCCGTACACATTTCCAGGAGGTGTTGGCGATATATTGTACTCAAATTTAGCACGGGTCGCCCTCGTTTGGATGGACGAGTGGGCCGAGTTTTACTTCAAGTTCAACCCCG CAGCGGAACGACTCAGGGACAAGCAGCAGATCAGAGGACGACTGGCAGTACGTGAACGACTACAGTGCAAAGGCTTTGAATGGTACCTGGACAATGTGTGGCCACAACACTTCTTCCCGAAGGATGATCGATTTTTCGGAAAG ATAATTCACGCCGTCACTGGAGACTGCCTGATGCGTCCTGTAACCAAGGGTACCTACACCCAGCCCTTTGGTAACGCTGATATGGAACCGTGCATCTCGCCGCCCCAACTTAGCCAAATGTTCGTGATGACGTCTGATGGTGTTATCGTCACAGACGAAAGTGTATGCCTCGATGCTCCGGAGCGTGATACTCGTCACGAGAAACCAAAGGTCAAAATTATGGCGTGTAGTGGTCTTCGAAGACAAAAGTGGCAATACGATGCTAAG AGAAAGACCCTGGTCCACCTTGGCTCTAAAATGTGTCTTCAATTGAGTCTGAAGAAGTCAGACGGTTTAGTCATCGCGACCTGCAACAAAAGCGCTGAGCAGCAATGGGAGCTGGAAGCGGTACCTTGGAAGTAA
- the LOC124212919 gene encoding polypeptide N-acetylgalactosaminyltransferase 3 isoform X1 — protein sequence MLLPKMRKLFRVWPILLSVGVLISLFVIWPRQSDRSKNPPNDPDDASLRLLDSEKRYMDNRGIQVIVGHYIGDSVDPLQSPNIDQDLFSDLLNKNMFNPRPYEGRDGNPVMIPPKDFVLMKQLFQINRFNLLASDRIPLNRSLPDVRKKTCIARYSGSKHLPSTSVIIVFHNEAWSTLLRTVHSVIGRSPRHLLHEIILVDDSSNREFLGAPLDEYVRNLEVPTRVLRSGKRIGLVNARLLGAGDATGQVLTFLDAHCECTVGWLEPLLDAVAQNRTRIVSPVIDIINDDTFSYTRSFELHWGAFNWDLHFRWLTFGGSKLEQRRGDMVAPFKTPAMAGGLFSMNREYFFELGGYDDQMQIWGGENLELSFRAWQCGGSVEIAPCSHVGHLFRKSSPYTFPGGVGDILYSNLARVALVWMDEWAEFYFKFNPAAERLRDKQQIRGRLAVRERLQCKGFEWYLDNVWPQHFFPKDDRFFGKIIHAVTGDCLMRPVTKGTYTQPFGNADMEPCISPPQLSQMFVMTSDGVIVTDESVCLDAPERDTRHEKPKVKIMACSGLRRQKWQYDAKRKTLVHLGSKMCLQLSLKKSDGLVIATCNKSAEQQWELEAVPWK from the exons ATGCTGCTgccaaaaatgcgaaaattaTTCCGCGTCTGGCCCATTTTATTATCAGTAGGGGTATTGATCAGCTTGTTCGTGATCTGGCCACGCCAATCTGATCGGTCGAAAAATCCTCCCAACGATCCAGACGATGCTTCCCTGCG ACTTCTCGACAGTGAAAAGCGTTACATGGACAACCGCGGCATACAAGTGATCGTGGGTCATTACATCGGGGATTCTGTGGACCCGCTGCAGAGCCCAAACATTGACCAAG ATTTATTTTCAGATCTGTTGAACAAGAACATGTTTAACCCGCGACCCTACGAGGGTAGGGATGGCAATCCGGTGATGATACCACCGAAGGACTTCGTCCTGATGAAGCAGCTCTTCCAGATCAACAGATTCAACCTTCTGGCGAGCGATCGAATACCGCTCAACAGATCGCTACCTGacgtgaggaaaaaaac GTGCATCGCGCGATATTCAGGGTCAAAGCACTTGCCATCGACCTCAGTCATCATAGTATTCCACAACGAAGCTTGGAGCACATTGTTAAGGACGGTTCACAGTGTCATCGGTAGATCGCCGAGGCATTTGCTGCACGAGATAATTCTTGTAGATGACTCAAGCAATCGAG AGTTCCTGGGTGCCCCGCTGGACGAGTATGTCCGGAACCTTGAGGTACCCACCAGAGTTTTGAGGTCTGGAAAAAGAATTGGACTTGTAAACGCCAGACTTCTGGGAGCCGGAGACGCGACCGGACAGGTTCTGACGTTCCTCGATGCCCATTGCGAATGCACCGTTG GTTGGCTTGAACCGCTATTGGACGCTGTCGCTCAGAATAGAACGAGAATCGTTTCACCTGTCATCGACATCATTAACGATGACACGTTCAGTTACACGAG ATCGTTCGAGCTTCACTGGGGTGCCTTTAACTGGGATTTGCATTTCCGATGGCTGACATTTGGTGGCTCAAAGCTGGAACAACGTCGCGGTGACATGGTGGCCCCTTTCAAAACCCCGGCAATGGCCGGAGGACTCTTCTCCATGAACAGAGAGTACTTCTTTGAGCTGGGCGGTTACGATGATCAGATGCAAATTTGGGGCGGAGAGAACCTCGAGTTGTCTTTCAGGGCCTGGCAGTGCGGTGGCAGCGTTGAGATCGCACCTTGTTCCCACGTTGGTCATTTATTCCGAAAATCTTCTCCGTACACATTTCCAGGAGGTGTTGGCGATATATTGTACTCAAATTTAGCACGGGTCGCCCTCGTTTGGATGGACGAGTGGGCCGAGTTTTACTTCAAGTTCAACCCCG CAGCGGAACGACTCAGGGACAAGCAGCAGATCAGAGGACGACTGGCAGTACGTGAACGACTACAGTGCAAAGGCTTTGAATGGTACCTGGACAATGTGTGGCCACAACACTTCTTCCCGAAGGATGATCGATTTTTCGGAAAG ATAATTCACGCCGTCACTGGAGACTGCCTGATGCGTCCTGTAACCAAGGGTACCTACACCCAGCCCTTTGGTAACGCTGATATGGAACCGTGCATCTCGCCGCCCCAACTTAGCCAAATGTTCGTGATGACGTCTGATGGTGTTATCGTCACAGACGAAAGTGTATGCCTCGATGCTCCGGAGCGTGATACTCGTCACGAGAAACCAAAGGTCAAAATTATGGCGTGTAGTGGTCTTCGAAGACAAAAGTGGCAATACGATGCTAAG AGAAAGACCCTGGTCCACCTTGGCTCTAAAATGTGTCTTCAATTGAGTCTGAAGAAGTCAGACGGTTTAGTCATCGCGACCTGCAACAAAAGCGCTGAGCAGCAATGGGAGCTGGAAGCGGTACCTTGGAAGTAA
- the LOC124212934 gene encoding transcription factor hamlet: MSGYLGVTAPSPLHHYPQYSPAMREKDSSPRKMSGHISPKQASIYPLSVGVSDPEDLPYDLSHGHSRGSPVIGQQPHMSPAARPHHHHRDLDCEPLDLRVDHKKERFQDENQNEVEVLNQNSLNLPYHAVLFPQHPAVHPLVLEAMYRSHHHTSVAELPKIQVRALPTMVPLPQAQAPRPSSPLPSQPQASSLPSYPAAVTAGLKPKDRYSCKFCGKVFPRSANLTRHLRTHTGEQPYKCKYCERSFSISSNLQRHVRNIHNKEKPFKCPLCERCFGQQTNLDRHLKKHDADGPTILDEVRSRYHSQLPRTDESYFEEIRSFMGKITSQRQGISYFPSLLAPGAEDFKTDKQQLQLEEKRGDSSYFSDRDNLSSRSSSSAASRPESIHEEQRDVASPPLSPGNNT; encoded by the coding sequence ATGAGTGGATACCTGGGCGTGACCGCTCCCTCCCCGCTGCATCACTACCCCCAATATTCCCCAGCCATGAGGGAGAAGGACTCGAGTCCGCGAAAGATGTCGGGCCACATCAGTCCCAAACAGGCGAGCATATACCCCTTGAGCGTTGGGGTCTCCGACCCCGAGGACCTCCCCTACGACCTGAGCCACGGACACAGCCGGGGAAGCCCGGTGATCGGTCAGCAGCCGCACATGAGTCCGGCGGCGAGaccccaccaccaccatcgcGACCTCGACTGCGAGCCGCTGGACCTCCGCGTCGACCACAAGAAGGAACGGTTCCAGGACGAGAACCAGAACGAGGTCGAGGTCCTTAACCAGAACAGCCTGAACCTCCCCTACCACGCGGTGCTCTTCCCTCAGCATCCGGCGGTCCACCCGCTCGTCCTCGAGGCCATGTACCGTTCGCACCACCACACATCGGTCGCGGAACTTCCAAAGATCCAGGTTCGAGCCCTTCCGACGATGGTGCCCCTGCCTCAGGCCCAGGCGCCGCGACCCTCGAGCCCGTTGCCTTCGCAGCCACAGGCCTCGTCGTTGCCGTCGTATCCAGCGGCGGTGACGGCTGGTCTCAAGCCGAAAGATCGGTACTCCTGCAAGTTCTGCGGCAAGGTGTTTCCTCGCTCGGCAAACCTTACGAGACACCTTCGGACCCACACCGGTGAGCAGCCGTACAAGTGCAAGTATTGCGAGAGGTCCTTCAGCATCTCGAGTAACCTCCAACGTCACGTTAGGAACATTCACAACAAGGAGAAGCCGTTCAAGTGCCCGCTATGCGAACGCTGCTTCGGGCAGCAGACGAACCTCGATCGCCATTTGAAGAAGCACGACGCCGACGGACCGACGATCCTGGACGAAGTACGCTCCAGATACCACAGCCAGCTGCCGCGTACCGACGAGTCCTACTTCGAGGAGATACGGAGCTTCATGGGTAAGATCACATCCCAGCGTCAGGGGATCTCCTATTTTCCCAGTCTTCTCGCCCCCGGTGCGGAGGACTTCAAGACCGACAAACAGCAGCTTCAGCTCGAGGAGAAACGCGGGGACTCATCCTACTTCAGCGACCGGGATAACCTCAGCTCCAGGTCAAGCAGCTCAGCCGCGAGTAGACCGGAAAGCATCCACGAGGAGCAGAGGGACGTCGCATCGCCGCCTTTATCGCCGGGCAATAACACCTGA
- the LOC124212919 gene encoding polypeptide N-acetylgalactosaminyltransferase 3 isoform X3: MLLPKMRKLFRVWPILLSVGVLISLFVIWPRQSDRSKNPPNDPDDASLRLLDSEKRYMDNRGIQVIVGHYIGDSVDPLQSPNIDQDLLNKNMFNPRPYEGRDGNPVMIPPKDFVLMKQLFQINRFNLLASDRIPLNRSLPDVRKKTCIARYSGSKHLPSTSVIIVFHNEAWSTLLRTVHSVIGRSPRHLLHEIILVDDSSNREFLGAPLDEYVRNLEVPTRVLRSGKRIGLVNARLLGAGDATGQVLTFLDAHCECTVGWLEPLLDAVAQNRTRIVSPVIDIINDDTFSYTRSFELHWGAFNWDLHFRWLTFGGSKLEQRRGDMVAPFKTPAMAGGLFSMNREYFFELGGYDDQMQIWGGENLELSFRAWQCGGSVEIAPCSHVGHLFRKSSPYTFPGGVGDILYSNLARVALVWMDEWAEFYFKFNPAAERLRDKQQIRGRLAVRERLQCKGFEWYLDNVWPQHFFPKDDRFFGKIIHAVTGDCLMRPVTKGTYTQPFGNADMEPCISPPQLSQMFVMTSDGVIVTDESVCLDAPERDTRHEKPKVKIMACSGLRRQKWQYDAKRKTLVHLGSKMCLQLSLKKSDGLVIATCNKSAEQQWELEAVPWK; this comes from the exons ATGCTGCTgccaaaaatgcgaaaattaTTCCGCGTCTGGCCCATTTTATTATCAGTAGGGGTATTGATCAGCTTGTTCGTGATCTGGCCACGCCAATCTGATCGGTCGAAAAATCCTCCCAACGATCCAGACGATGCTTCCCTGCG ACTTCTCGACAGTGAAAAGCGTTACATGGACAACCGCGGCATACAAGTGATCGTGGGTCATTACATCGGGGATTCTGTGGACCCGCTGCAGAGCCCAAACATTGACCAAG ATCTGTTGAACAAGAACATGTTTAACCCGCGACCCTACGAGGGTAGGGATGGCAATCCGGTGATGATACCACCGAAGGACTTCGTCCTGATGAAGCAGCTCTTCCAGATCAACAGATTCAACCTTCTGGCGAGCGATCGAATACCGCTCAACAGATCGCTACCTGacgtgaggaaaaaaac GTGCATCGCGCGATATTCAGGGTCAAAGCACTTGCCATCGACCTCAGTCATCATAGTATTCCACAACGAAGCTTGGAGCACATTGTTAAGGACGGTTCACAGTGTCATCGGTAGATCGCCGAGGCATTTGCTGCACGAGATAATTCTTGTAGATGACTCAAGCAATCGAG AGTTCCTGGGTGCCCCGCTGGACGAGTATGTCCGGAACCTTGAGGTACCCACCAGAGTTTTGAGGTCTGGAAAAAGAATTGGACTTGTAAACGCCAGACTTCTGGGAGCCGGAGACGCGACCGGACAGGTTCTGACGTTCCTCGATGCCCATTGCGAATGCACCGTTG GTTGGCTTGAACCGCTATTGGACGCTGTCGCTCAGAATAGAACGAGAATCGTTTCACCTGTCATCGACATCATTAACGATGACACGTTCAGTTACACGAG ATCGTTCGAGCTTCACTGGGGTGCCTTTAACTGGGATTTGCATTTCCGATGGCTGACATTTGGTGGCTCAAAGCTGGAACAACGTCGCGGTGACATGGTGGCCCCTTTCAAAACCCCGGCAATGGCCGGAGGACTCTTCTCCATGAACAGAGAGTACTTCTTTGAGCTGGGCGGTTACGATGATCAGATGCAAATTTGGGGCGGAGAGAACCTCGAGTTGTCTTTCAGGGCCTGGCAGTGCGGTGGCAGCGTTGAGATCGCACCTTGTTCCCACGTTGGTCATTTATTCCGAAAATCTTCTCCGTACACATTTCCAGGAGGTGTTGGCGATATATTGTACTCAAATTTAGCACGGGTCGCCCTCGTTTGGATGGACGAGTGGGCCGAGTTTTACTTCAAGTTCAACCCCG CAGCGGAACGACTCAGGGACAAGCAGCAGATCAGAGGACGACTGGCAGTACGTGAACGACTACAGTGCAAAGGCTTTGAATGGTACCTGGACAATGTGTGGCCACAACACTTCTTCCCGAAGGATGATCGATTTTTCGGAAAG ATAATTCACGCCGTCACTGGAGACTGCCTGATGCGTCCTGTAACCAAGGGTACCTACACCCAGCCCTTTGGTAACGCTGATATGGAACCGTGCATCTCGCCGCCCCAACTTAGCCAAATGTTCGTGATGACGTCTGATGGTGTTATCGTCACAGACGAAAGTGTATGCCTCGATGCTCCGGAGCGTGATACTCGTCACGAGAAACCAAAGGTCAAAATTATGGCGTGTAGTGGTCTTCGAAGACAAAAGTGGCAATACGATGCTAAG AGAAAGACCCTGGTCCACCTTGGCTCTAAAATGTGTCTTCAATTGAGTCTGAAGAAGTCAGACGGTTTAGTCATCGCGACCTGCAACAAAAGCGCTGAGCAGCAATGGGAGCTGGAAGCGGTACCTTGGAAGTAA